The following DNA comes from Pseudophryne corroboree isolate aPseCor3 chromosome 8, aPseCor3.hap2, whole genome shotgun sequence.
TTGGAAGAGTTATGGGGGAAAGAAACCGATTTAGCGGTAATGTTGTTCCCACAAGTAAATTCAAGGAATTAAAATCAAAACAAAATCACGCTGAGTGCACCAGTGTTCACCATTGGTCCAGCTTTGAATAGTGACAAgctctcctgaacagcagtgtCTGAATTTACTTGTGGGAACAACATTACCGCTAAATCGGTTTCTTTCCCCCATAACTCTTCCAATATTgattgacatgaacccctgatgaagtcctttgggacgaaacgcgcCGGGTTTGGTTtttctgtgagaacatcagacatcctgtatataatactattggatggaatacactgattatatcatgtcttcaacaaaattggaatctgtattttaaatatgttcaccatttgatttttatgtgataatctatgtttatcaaagtataatgtgcatagataatatgtgaataaaccaAGTGTTATTTTATCACTTTGTGGTCATAATCCGGAAGAGTATTTTACACAAGCAACATatacagctccctttgacattctgtatTTTTGTATCCTATTATCTGTACTCTAGCTAACAGAGAGTACGTCATAAGGTTTGCAGCTCATATATAGCGCATAATTGGGTCTACAccacatcctatatatatatatatatatatatatatatatatatatatatataaaataatcaaGTGTTCATTGTGTTGGTGACAGGCACGGACTCCTGGTATGAGGAGTTCCAGCGTCTGCGTGACACGGCCCCGTGCGTGGAGGTGCAGCGACTCCAGGAGCACACGGACCAGGTCCTGCACATCAGCTTCTCACACTCGGGGGACCTGTGCGCCACCTGCTCTAAGGACTGCACAGTCAAGGTGAGGAGACCCCACCTCTTGCGCTGTTGCCCTGATTGCATAGAGAATGGTTTGGTCCTGATCCTTCTTCCTGTTGTCCCTCTGCAGATCTGGAGCACCAAACACCCCCTATCCCTCCTGCACAGCGCCAACATGAGACCCCACCATTGGAGCTACACTCAGTTCTCCCAGTTTAATTCTGACGACACGCTCCTCCTGGTGTCTGGGGTCTTCGTGGGGCCTCACAACTCAACTGCGGGGGAGATCGCAGTCTTCAGCCTAGGTAAGGCGGGGGGCAACATTGCCACTTTGCAGGCGTGGAAACACCTAGTATTACCAGAAGGACTTACATTTCCCTTCACTTGCAGATGGATTTAACCTTTTGAGTCGAGTTAGAAATAAACCGTATGACGTGTTTGGCTGTTGGCTTAATAACACCCACCTCATCTCCGGGAACCTGCACCGCATGGGCCGGGTCACTTCTTGCTCTGTGCTGTGGTTAAATAAGGCCTTTCAGGTAAGCGCTAGGCTCGGCAGAGGGAACGTAGGCTTAGTGATGACGTATGGGGTCATTACATTTGTGCTGTGTCCCCAGGATGTGGAGTCTGAGAACCTGAATGTGGTGAAGAGACTTTTCAAGATTCAGAACCTGAACAGTAGCACCATCCGTATGGTGATGGTGGCTGATTCACCAGATCTGCTGATGGAGGCTGGAGAGAAGGTGGAAGAGGCCACGCAAAAAAGCCCTCCACAGCCGGCTGAGGTGGACAGCGCCGGGGAGGACGAAGAAGAAAGGGACATTGTCGGAAATGATGCGGAGATTGCGGCTGCTCTTCAGCTCTTCATGGACGACGGAGGCCAAGACCAGGTGGAGCCGCCCCCACCTCCGCTGACCGTTGAGCAGTTTGAGACCAAGGTGGCCCAGTTGTACGCAAAATACAGGACAAGGCGACCACAAAGCCCTAACGCCAAGGAGGAAACCGTAAGCAGGAAGTACCTGATCTTCACCACCGGCTGCCTCACCTACTCACCCCATCAGATAGGTACGTGGCAATTGTAAATGGGAATCCAAAATGAATTACAGGCGAACTGGATGCCAAAAATAGCCGCCAACAGCTTTCTCGCAGCTTATCAATTTCCTATGTCCGGTAAAATGCCAAAATGTGGTGTAGCCTCATGTTTTGTTATCCTGACTCTAGAGCCTAGCTGTCGCTGTTCCAGCCGTGGGTGCACGGAACCATGCTCTTTGGTTCAGGGGCATCATTTGCTACAGCTGTGAGATTGCCTGTAAAAAGTGACAATGCTTCTTTAACCAGTGGATCTTCCTCCTTTAGAGGCTGAGACTATTGTTAGACCCTGCGGCTGCCCGGCTTCTCAGTAGCAGTTGATCCCTTTTAGAAGTTATTTACATTTGTGGTAGGGATGGAGAGAGATGACCTATGTCCCCCTGCACCTGTGTCCTCCCCAAAAAtaattaaatattataaccttgtttTCTTAGCCAGGTTCTCTAACTGCTGGGTCCTATCAAGCCAAGGTTTATTTTGTCTCATTATGTATCTGCTCCCGTATTCCTTGATGCCGCAAATAAAAAATGatatacaaaaaagaaacaaattgtaaaattttttaaaaaactgtATAAACCATATAAAATTGTGGACCAAAATTCCTTTCACCCATCCAAATCCTTTCTCAGCCCATCAGCCACCCTGAGGATACCAAACACAGTTTGAAAAAACAACTTTTATTCTTGCGCCCTATAACTATGTTGTACTTTGAATAAAGTACTTATCTGCCATTGCTTTACTCAGGAGAACCAATACATTAAATTGCGATTATAGAATTCGGTGACTGTACTAATATCATTCATGTAACTATGGCAACATTCCTAAGACGCTATATTTTCTTAGTTATTTTGCTTGCATTCTCCTAGGTAACACTTCACAAATAATAATCAATAGATATTTAAGTTTGCTACAAAATAAACCTCTGTCTGTCTAGGCAAAGACAATATAAAACTAACTAAGGTCGAATGAGTCATAAAACGAAAAACGGTATTACCATTTAATTTGACACATCCAGAAAATGAAATATGGACTGGTTGTGAAGGGGTGAAGCCCCTCCTTCGGCCATCCAGTGGTTAATATAC
Coding sequences within:
- the FBXW5 gene encoding F-box/WD repeat-containing protein 5, giving the protein MDDVGPSLLPDSILYQIFLSLGPADLLSAGLVCRRWYSVSRDDFLWKELFYRHYRVQRHIHRYPGTDSWYEEFQRLRDTAPCVEVQRLQEHTDQVLHISFSHSGDLCATCSKDCTVKIWSTKHPLSLLHSANMRPHHWSYTQFSQFNSDDTLLLVSGVFVGPHNSTAGEIAVFSLDGFNLLSRVRNKPYDVFGCWLNNTHLISGNLHRMGRVTSCSVLWLNKAFQDVESENLNVVKRLFKIQNLNSSTIRMVMVADSPDLLMEAGEKVEEATQKSPPQPAEVDSAGEDEEERDIVGNDAEIAAALQLFMDDGGQDQVEPPPPPLTVEQFETKVAQLYAKYRTRRPQSPNAKEETVSRKYLIFTTGCLTYSPHQIGIKRLLPHQMSTEGFVLGEERGPNEFFDALDHIINIHGHIIGMRLSPDHRYLYVNCRSWPRDCVISDPMCPPPIAEEIELRVFDLRTLREVKEPLRAHRAYTPNNECFFIFLDVSKDFVASGAEDRCGYVWDRHYNVCLATLPHEDVVNSVAFNPVDQELLLSASDDFTIKVWRSTRALRDSQELLRTSLQLSSHKTGDPAL